A single window of Desulfovibrio sp. G11 DNA harbors:
- a CDS encoding TatD family hydrolase — MSKKSTNRIDPVSVPLPPEGVDSHAHLDGEEFDLDREAVLERAAACGVSHVGNVFLNPGHLAARRHYFADHPQVFFLLGVHPCHGRDCTPQVIEAMRQAFAEEPRLKAVGEIGLDFYWDDCPREVQYEVFTAQLRLARELERPVVIHCREAEKETLMVLESQGFAGYPLLWHCFGKGPDLARRIVRNGWHVSVPGPVTYKANEDLREAVACIPSDRLMLETDAPYLAPVPWRGKRNEPAFTVFTARAVAEARGQDAEELWRQCGANARRFFGL; from the coding sequence ATGTCGAAAAAATCCACCAACCGCATTGATCCCGTTTCTGTTCCCCTGCCGCCGGAAGGTGTCGACAGCCACGCCCATCTGGACGGCGAGGAGTTTGACCTGGACCGTGAAGCCGTACTGGAAAGGGCCGCTGCCTGCGGCGTAAGCCATGTGGGCAATGTCTTTCTCAATCCCGGCCATCTCGCCGCCCGGCGGCACTATTTTGCGGATCACCCGCAGGTTTTCTTTCTGCTTGGTGTGCACCCCTGCCATGGGCGGGACTGCACGCCCCAGGTTATCGAAGCCATGCGCCAGGCCTTTGCAGAAGAGCCGCGCCTCAAGGCCGTGGGTGAAATCGGCCTGGATTTTTATTGGGACGATTGCCCCCGCGAAGTACAGTACGAGGTTTTTACCGCGCAGCTCAGGCTGGCCCGTGAGCTGGAGCGTCCTGTGGTGATTCACTGCCGTGAGGCTGAAAAAGAAACGCTCATGGTTCTGGAGTCGCAGGGTTTTGCCGGTTATCCGCTACTGTGGCACTGTTTTGGCAAAGGGCCGGACCTGGCCCGGCGCATCGTGCGCAACGGCTGGCATGTATCTGTACCCGGCCCCGTGACCTACAAGGCCAATGAAGATCTGCGCGAAGCCGTAGCCTGCATTCCCTCCGACCGGCTCATGCTGGAGACCGACGCTCCGTATCTAGCTCCTGTACCCTGGCGCGGCAAGCGCAACGAGCCTGCCTTTACAGTGTTTACGGCGCGGGCGGTGGCGGAAGCGCGCGGGCAGGATGCGGAAGAACTGTGGCGGCAGTGCGGTGCCAATGCCCGGCGGTTTTTCGGCCTGTAG
- a CDS encoding proton-conducting transporter transmembrane domain-containing protein — protein sequence MTLFIITLLVLAAAAAAMALFALLPSPAGSGRAANLLGSCGAAAGCLAGLCALAFTPWGEAVSLRLPWGLPVGACTLGLDPLSRIFLLPVFGLGLVCALSGGMALRHTRPQEHNLAAHWFFYILLILGLALVMAARDAVLFMLAWELMSLAPFFLIEFNDGDRQVRDASWVYLVAAHLGAVALMAFFVLLWQSTGTTSLDILQGGAVMQGVARDAGSGVLTALFALAVLGFGAKAGLVPMHVWLPEAHPAAPSHVSALLSGAMINAGLYGIIRSLSLLAAPGAAPEWWGWTLLLLGLATGLIGILKALGQSNLKRLLAYSSVENMGLMLMGVGAGLIGLACGNAWIATLGFAGSLMHMLNHAGFKGLLFLSAGEVLHATGTVRMEQLGGLQKRLPLLGAAFALGAAAIACLPPLNGFAGELVLALSLLDGPSLPGVERQVGLLLALVTLALISGLAAALYAKAYGITFLGEPRSGFAANARPAGWRTLWPLALPAAVCVLGGLAAPLFFDLASMTGLAALPMPNDMQAGALAGQEQMRASLAMVSLVGSIALGLALAGIVLRKRLLKRRSVGSMPTWGCGYQGGTARIQYTDAGFSEPLGKIFAPGMGLKVRMQLDSRLFPDKGEMSVSAPDRLRRSIYDPLFEGIERLCNACKIMQHGKIHLYILYILATVVGLLVWGLSA from the coding sequence ATGACGCTCTTTATCATAACCCTGCTTGTCCTGGCGGCGGCTGCCGCCGCCATGGCCCTGTTCGCGCTGCTGCCCTCTCCGGCGGGCAGCGGCCGGGCCGCCAACCTGCTTGGCTCCTGTGGAGCCGCGGCGGGCTGTCTGGCTGGCCTGTGCGCGCTGGCCTTCACCCCCTGGGGCGAGGCTGTCTCCCTGCGCCTGCCCTGGGGCCTGCCCGTGGGGGCCTGTACTCTGGGTCTTGACCCCCTGAGCCGTATTTTCCTGCTGCCGGTTTTCGGTCTTGGCCTTGTGTGCGCCCTCTCCGGAGGCATGGCACTACGGCACACCCGCCCGCAGGAACACAACCTGGCGGCGCACTGGTTTTTTTACATCCTGCTGATTCTCGGGCTGGCGCTTGTCATGGCGGCGCGTGATGCCGTACTTTTCATGCTGGCCTGGGAACTTATGTCTCTCGCGCCATTTTTTCTCATTGAATTTAATGACGGCGACCGTCAGGTGCGCGACGCCTCATGGGTCTACCTGGTGGCAGCCCACCTTGGGGCCGTGGCCCTTATGGCCTTTTTTGTGCTGCTCTGGCAGAGCACGGGAACCACATCGCTTGACATCCTTCAGGGCGGCGCAGTCATGCAGGGGGTGGCGCGCGACGCCGGTTCCGGCGTGCTGACAGCCCTTTTTGCACTGGCCGTGCTCGGTTTCGGTGCCAAGGCCGGGCTTGTCCCCATGCACGTCTGGCTGCCGGAGGCACACCCTGCCGCGCCAAGCCATGTTTCGGCCCTGCTTTCCGGAGCCATGATCAACGCGGGCCTGTACGGAATCATTCGCAGCCTCAGCCTGCTGGCCGCGCCCGGCGCGGCTCCCGAATGGTGGGGCTGGACCCTGCTGCTGCTGGGCCTTGCCACCGGCCTGATCGGCATTCTGAAAGCGCTGGGCCAGAGCAACCTCAAACGCCTGCTGGCCTACTCCAGCGTGGAAAACATGGGACTTATGCTCATGGGCGTGGGCGCAGGTCTCATAGGCCTGGCCTGCGGCAATGCATGGATAGCCACCCTCGGTTTTGCGGGCAGCCTTATGCACATGCTGAACCACGCCGGTTTCAAGGGACTGCTTTTTCTGTCCGCCGGAGAAGTGCTGCATGCCACAGGCACTGTGCGTATGGAGCAGTTGGGCGGCCTGCAAAAACGCCTGCCCCTGCTTGGCGCGGCCTTTGCCCTTGGAGCAGCGGCCATTGCCTGCCTGCCGCCTCTTAACGGTTTTGCAGGTGAGCTTGTGCTGGCGCTTTCGCTGCTGGACGGGCCAAGCCTGCCCGGCGTGGAGCGGCAGGTGGGGCTTTTGCTGGCGCTGGTAACCCTTGCTCTCATCAGTGGCCTTGCCGCCGCCCTGTACGCCAAGGCCTACGGCATCACCTTTCTTGGCGAGCCACGTTCGGGCTTTGCGGCCAATGCCCGCCCCGCAGGCTGGCGAACCCTCTGGCCTCTCGCCCTGCCCGCGGCAGTCTGTGTGCTTGGCGGTCTGGCGGCTCCGCTCTTTTTTGACCTCGCCTCCATGACGGGACTGGCCGCCCTGCCCATGCCCAACGACATGCAGGCCGGTGCCCTGGCAGGACAAGAACAGATGCGCGCCAGCCTTGCCATGGTGTCGCTGGTCGGCTCCATTGCCCTGGGCCTTGCCCTGGCAGGCATTGTCCTGCGCAAACGGCTGCTCAAAAGGCGCAGCGTGGGCAGTATGCCCACCTGGGGCTGCGGCTATCAGGGCGGTACGGCCCGCATCCAGTACACTGATGCGGGATTTTCCGAACCGCTCGGCAAGATATTCGCGCCCGGCATGGGCCTGAAAGTGCGCATGCAGCTGGATTCACGTCTGTTCCCCGACAAGGGGGAAATGAGCGTTTCCGCTCCTGACCGCCTGCGCCGCTCCATCTACGACCCGCTTTTTGAAGGCATAGAGCGCCTGTGCAATGCCTGCAAGATCATGCAACACGGCAAAATACATCTTTATATTCTTTACATTCTGGCCACAGTTGTGGGTCTGCTTGTATGGGGGCTGAGCGCATGA
- a CDS encoding PstC family ABC transporter permease, whose translation MRDNTDSPGRLLLLAVWLAVLAVVLLFMMVLAAALPTISSPGPGGPLDWLWLPSQGRFGILPMCVGSLALALLALGLGWPLALGLACWLLTEESATARPLTRFVNGLIRFMTTVPTVVYGFAAVFLLTPLARTVLGGTGMCLASAAVMLVLLVLPTMVLILMAGLRPRLDRLCPWGLALGFSRLDLLRLFVLPGSGRTLASAAVLGFGRAVGDTLIPLMLAGNATQVPGGLAESMRSLTAHMALVTANEVGGAAYTSLFAAGLVLLAVNTGASLVLRRLVRSSSGPVPAGSGGAA comes from the coding sequence ATGCGGGATAATACCGACAGCCCCGGCCGTCTTCTGCTGCTGGCCGTCTGGCTGGCAGTGCTGGCGGTTGTTCTGCTTTTCATGATGGTGCTGGCGGCGGCCCTGCCCACCATAAGCTCCCCGGGACCCGGCGGACCGCTGGACTGGCTGTGGCTGCCCTCGCAGGGGCGGTTCGGCATTCTGCCCATGTGTGTGGGGTCCCTGGCCCTGGCCTTACTGGCTCTGGGGCTGGGCTGGCCTCTGGCCCTGGGGCTGGCCTGCTGGCTGCTCACTGAAGAAAGCGCCACGGCGCGCCCCCTGACGCGCTTTGTGAACGGTCTGATCCGCTTCATGACGACGGTTCCCACAGTTGTTTATGGCTTTGCCGCCGTATTTCTGCTTACGCCCCTGGCGCGCACCGTGCTGGGCGGCACGGGCATGTGCCTGGCCTCCGCGGCTGTCATGCTGGTTCTGCTTGTTCTGCCGACCATGGTGCTCATCCTTATGGCCGGGCTGCGTCCCCGGCTGGACCGCCTCTGCCCCTGGGGGCTGGCCCTGGGTTTCAGCCGGCTTGACCTGTTGCGTCTTTTTGTGCTCCCCGGCTCGGGGCGTACCCTTGCCAGCGCTGCGGTGCTGGGCTTTGGCAGGGCAGTGGGCGATACGCTCATTCCCCTCATGCTGGCGGGCAACGCCACCCAGGTTCCCGGCGGTCTTGCCGAGAGCATGCGCAGCCTCACGGCGCACATGGCCCTTGTGACGGCCAATGAGGTGGGCGGAGCTGCCTATACTTCCCTTTTTGCCGCAGGACTTGTGCTTCTGGCCGTAAACACGGGGGCAAGCCTTGTGTTGCGCCGTCTTGTGCGGTCCTCAAGTGGCCCGGTCCCGGCAGGTAGCGGGGGGGCGGCATGA
- a CDS encoding UDP-glucuronic acid decarboxylase family protein yields the protein MHLRKRILVTGGSGFLGSHLCERLLNEGHEVLCVDNFFSSARANVEEFLDNRRFELIRHDVTFPLYVEVDEIYNLACPASPIHYQHDPVQTIKTCVHGAINMLGLAKRLKARIYQASTSEVYGDPEIHPQTEDYWGHVNPNGIRSCYDEGKRCAEALFFSYWRQGGLPIKVGRIFNTYGPKMHPNDGRVVSNFIIQALKGQPITIYGDGSQTRSFCYVDDLIECMVRFMASPEDFIGPMNMGNPGEFTIRELAEKVVDMTGSKSVISYEPLPGDDPKQRRPDITLAREKLGWEPQVKLEDGLKKTIAYFDSMLKLGMA from the coding sequence ATGCATCTCCGCAAACGTATACTGGTCACGGGCGGTTCGGGCTTTCTCGGTTCGCACCTGTGTGAAAGACTGCTCAACGAGGGACATGAAGTCCTTTGCGTGGACAACTTCTTTTCCAGCGCCCGCGCCAATGTGGAGGAATTTCTCGATAACAGAAGATTCGAGCTTATCCGCCACGATGTGACCTTTCCCCTGTATGTGGAAGTGGACGAAATCTACAACCTCGCCTGCCCGGCCTCGCCCATTCACTATCAGCACGACCCGGTGCAGACCATCAAGACCTGCGTTCACGGGGCCATCAATATGCTGGGGCTGGCCAAGAGGCTCAAGGCGCGCATCTATCAGGCGTCCACCAGTGAAGTGTACGGCGACCCCGAAATACACCCGCAGACCGAGGACTACTGGGGCCATGTGAACCCCAACGGCATCCGTTCGTGCTACGATGAAGGCAAGCGCTGCGCCGAAGCCCTGTTTTTCTCTTACTGGCGCCAGGGCGGCCTGCCCATCAAGGTGGGGCGCATCTTCAATACCTACGGACCCAAAATGCATCCCAACGACGGGCGCGTGGTGTCCAACTTCATCATTCAGGCACTCAAGGGCCAGCCCATCACCATTTACGGAGACGGCAGCCAGACGCGCTCTTTCTGCTATGTGGATGACCTGATCGAGTGCATGGTCCGCTTTATGGCTTCGCCCGAAGACTTCATCGGCCCGATGAATATGGGCAACCCCGGCGAATTCACCATTCGCGAACTGGCAGAAAAGGTCGTGGACATGACCGGCAGCAAATCCGTGATCAGTTACGAACCGCTGCCCGGTGACGACCCCAAACAGCGACGGCCCGACATTACGCTGGCCCGCGAAAAACTCGGCTGGGAGCCGCAGGTCAAGCTGGAAGACGGTTTGAAAAAGACCATCGCCTACTTTGACAGCATGTTAAAACTGGGCATGGCCTGA
- a CDS encoding phosphate ABC transporter substrate-binding protein, whose product MKRIILAAVLLMCGLGTAFAASPSAPLDAFRGQKGVVDIAGGTAHIPVMKEAARQIMAVNPDVRITVAGGGSGVGVQKVGEGIVQIGNTGRALKPAEVEKYGLMTFPFAIDGVAVAVNPANRVTGLTKAQIKDVFSGKIANWKEVGGADAPISLYVREDGSGTRETFEERALDKGVAASKANVVSSNGAMKTAVSQDPNAIGYVGIGHLDNSIKGISIDGATPSQENAASGEYKVTRLLYMNTKGEPQGLTKAFVEYIFTPAGQDIVSGAGYIPYVKK is encoded by the coding sequence ATGAAACGTATAATTCTTGCGGCTGTTCTGCTTATGTGCGGCCTTGGCACGGCCTTTGCTGCCTCGCCTTCCGCCCCTCTGGATGCATTCAGGGGGCAGAAGGGAGTTGTGGATATTGCGGGAGGTACGGCCCACATTCCTGTTATGAAAGAGGCCGCCAGGCAGATCATGGCCGTTAACCCGGACGTACGCATTACTGTGGCAGGGGGCGGCTCCGGCGTGGGTGTGCAGAAAGTGGGCGAGGGCATTGTGCAGATCGGCAATACCGGCCGCGCCCTCAAACCTGCGGAAGTGGAAAAATACGGTCTTATGACCTTTCCATTTGCCATTGACGGCGTGGCTGTGGCTGTCAATCCGGCCAACAGGGTCACGGGGCTGACCAAAGCCCAGATAAAGGATGTTTTTTCCGGCAAAATAGCCAACTGGAAGGAAGTGGGCGGTGCTGACGCTCCCATATCTCTCTATGTGCGCGAAGACGGCAGCGGCACGCGCGAAACGTTTGAAGAACGCGCCCTGGACAAGGGCGTCGCAGCGTCCAAAGCCAACGTGGTCAGTTCCAACGGGGCCATGAAAACAGCTGTCAGCCAGGATCCCAACGCCATCGGCTATGTGGGCATCGGCCATCTGGACAACAGCATCAAGGGCATAAGCATTGACGGTGCCACTCCCAGTCAGGAAAACGCCGCTTCAGGCGAGTACAAGGTTACGCGCCTTCTGTACATGAACACCAAGGGCGAACCGCAGGGCCTGACCAAGGCCTTTGTGGAATATATCTTCACTCCCGCCGGGCAGGATATCGTATCCGGTGCCGGCTACATCCCCTATGTCAAGAAATAG